Proteins encoded within one genomic window of Synechococcus sp. PCC 7335:
- the ffh gene encoding signal recognition particle protein: MFEALSEQFESAWKKLRGQDKISDANITEALREVRRALLEADANLDVVKGFVADVKEKAQGADVVSGVRPDQQFIKIVYDELVETMGDTNVPLADSENKPTVVLMAGLQGTGKTTASAKLALHLRKQERSALLVATDVYRPAAIDQLLTLGKQIDVPVFEIGADANPVEIARQGLKKAKADGIDTVIIDTAGRLQIDTDMMAELAQVKEVAQPDEVLLVVDAMTGQEAATLTRTFHDEIGITGAILTKMDGDSRGGAALSVRRISGQPIKFIGVGEKVEALQPFYPDRMASRILGMGDVLTLVEKAQEEVDIADAEKLQEKILSAKFDFNDFLKQTRLMKNMGSLAGIMKMIPGMGNKLSSDQLQQGEQQLKRCEAMINSMTMEERQNPEVLSGSPSRRRRVAKGAGYAEKDVGKLVSDFQRMRGLMQQMGQGNMGLPGFDGSFPGMGGGPMGGGPMGRNPFGGAPRPGWRGAGGGKKKKKNKKKKGFGSL; this comes from the coding sequence ATGTTTGAAGCCCTCTCAGAACAATTTGAATCCGCCTGGAAAAAACTGCGTGGCCAGGACAAAATTTCGGATGCAAATATTACAGAGGCGCTGAGAGAAGTTCGGCGCGCCCTTTTAGAAGCGGATGCGAACTTGGACGTGGTCAAAGGCTTCGTCGCCGATGTTAAAGAAAAGGCCCAGGGCGCTGATGTGGTATCTGGCGTTCGCCCTGACCAGCAGTTCATCAAGATCGTCTATGACGAGCTGGTGGAGACTATGGGCGATACTAATGTCCCCTTGGCCGATAGCGAGAACAAGCCAACGGTTGTCTTGATGGCTGGTTTGCAAGGTACGGGTAAGACAACAGCTTCTGCCAAACTCGCTCTGCATCTACGCAAGCAAGAACGCTCTGCTTTGCTAGTCGCAACTGACGTATATCGACCAGCGGCGATTGATCAGCTTCTGACGTTAGGTAAGCAGATCGATGTGCCCGTCTTTGAGATCGGCGCGGATGCAAACCCGGTGGAAATCGCCCGGCAGGGTTTGAAAAAGGCAAAAGCAGACGGTATTGATACGGTCATTATCGATACGGCGGGTCGATTGCAAATTGATACGGACATGATGGCCGAGCTGGCGCAGGTTAAAGAAGTTGCGCAGCCAGATGAAGTATTGCTGGTTGTAGATGCGATGACAGGCCAAGAGGCGGCCACATTGACTCGCACGTTCCACGATGAAATTGGGATTACCGGCGCGATCTTAACCAAGATGGATGGCGATTCGCGCGGGGGGGCGGCGCTATCTGTGCGGCGAATTTCTGGGCAGCCGATCAAGTTCATTGGTGTCGGCGAGAAAGTTGAAGCGCTACAGCCTTTCTATCCAGACCGGATGGCCTCTCGAATTCTGGGGATGGGTGATGTGTTGACCCTAGTAGAGAAGGCCCAAGAAGAAGTTGATATTGCCGATGCAGAGAAGCTGCAAGAGAAGATTCTGTCGGCGAAATTTGATTTTAATGACTTCTTGAAGCAGACCCGACTGATGAAAAACATGGGGTCACTAGCAGGCATCATGAAGATGATTCCAGGTATGGGGAATAAGCTCTCTTCTGACCAGCTACAGCAGGGTGAGCAGCAGCTAAAGCGCTGTGAGGCCATGATCAATTCGATGACGATGGAAGAACGGCAGAACCCAGAAGTGTTGTCCGGTTCGCCTAGTCGGCGGCGGCGGGTGGCAAAGGGTGCTGGCTATGCCGAGAAGGATGTCGGCAAGCTGGTGAGTGATTTTCAGCGGATGCGCGGACTCATGCAGCAAATGGGCCAAGGAAATATGGGGCTACCAGGATTTGACGGTAGCTTTCCTGGTATGGGCGGCGGTCCAATGGGTGGCGGACCGATGGGGAGAAATCCTTTCGGTGGGGCGCCTAGGCCCGGTTGGCGTGGCGCTGGCGGTGGAAAGAAGAAAAAGAAGAACAAAAAAAAGAAGGGATTTGGCTCTCTATAG
- the uvrB gene encoding excinuclease ABC subunit UvrB — protein sequence MPKKFNIQAPFEPAGDQPQAIKQLVKNLKANREYQTLLGATGTGKTHTIARTIDQVGKPTLVLAHNKTLAAQLCNELREFFPDNSVEYFISYYDYYQPEAYIPVTDTYIQKTSSINDEIDMLRHSATRSLFERKDVIVVASISCIYGLGIPSEYLNASIPLRVGAETNQRQVLRDLASVQYTRNDLEMGRGRFRVKGDVLEIGPAYEDRVIRVEFFGDEIDAIRYIDPVTGATLQSMDALNIYPARHFVTPDDKLEAACKGIRAELKEQLEFLESQGKLLEAQRLEQRTRYDLEMLEEVGYCNGVENYTRHLAGRLPGAPPECLLDYFPHDDWLLAVDESHVTVPQIRAMYNGDQARKRVLIEHGFRLPSAADNRPLKAEEFWDKVNQCIFVSATPGDWEIGLSEGHVVDQIIRPTGVLDPEIMVRPSEGQVDDLLGEVRMRAEKDERTLVTTLTKRMAEDLTDYFNEHGVRVRYLHSEVHSIERIEIIQDLRNGVFDVLIGVNLLREGLDLPEVSLVAILDADKEGFLRAQRSLIQTIGRAARHIEGKAILYADNMTESMEQAIGETERRRAIQAEYNEKNGITPTALIRRQSNSILSFLDVSRRLNAEELEQAVSHSDELALEDIPALIGQLETKMKQAAKELKFEEASEFRDRIKHLRDRLLGKHKSPSRLDKQEVS from the coding sequence ATGCCAAAGAAATTCAATATTCAAGCCCCTTTTGAACCTGCAGGCGATCAGCCCCAAGCAATCAAGCAGCTTGTAAAAAACCTCAAAGCGAACAGAGAGTATCAGACCCTACTAGGCGCGACCGGTACCGGTAAAACGCACACCATTGCCCGCACTATCGATCAGGTAGGTAAACCGACGTTGGTGCTAGCCCACAACAAAACGTTGGCCGCTCAGCTATGCAACGAGCTGCGCGAGTTCTTTCCAGATAATTCCGTCGAATACTTCATCAGCTACTACGACTACTATCAGCCAGAAGCCTACATCCCTGTCACCGATACCTATATCCAAAAGACATCTTCTATCAACGATGAGATTGATATGCTGCGGCACTCTGCTACCAGATCACTCTTCGAGCGCAAAGATGTCATCGTTGTTGCCTCTATCAGCTGTATCTACGGCTTAGGGATTCCCTCTGAATATCTCAACGCTTCGATTCCGCTGCGAGTAGGTGCAGAGACCAACCAGCGCCAAGTACTACGCGATCTAGCTTCTGTTCAATACACGCGTAACGATCTTGAAATGGGCCGCGGTCGCTTTCGGGTCAAAGGCGACGTGCTAGAAATTGGGCCTGCTTATGAAGACCGGGTGATTCGCGTCGAGTTCTTTGGCGATGAGATTGACGCTATTCGCTACATCGATCCGGTGACAGGGGCGACGCTGCAAAGCATGGACGCGCTAAATATCTATCCGGCCCGTCACTTTGTTACCCCCGATGACAAGCTAGAGGCTGCTTGCAAAGGCATTCGAGCTGAGCTTAAAGAGCAGCTCGAATTTTTAGAGAGTCAAGGTAAGCTGCTAGAAGCCCAAAGGTTGGAGCAGCGAACTCGCTACGACCTAGAAATGCTCGAAGAAGTTGGCTATTGCAACGGCGTCGAAAACTATACTCGCCATCTAGCGGGTCGCCTACCGGGTGCGCCGCCAGAGTGCCTGCTCGACTATTTTCCACATGATGACTGGCTACTCGCTGTAGATGAGTCTCACGTGACTGTGCCTCAGATTCGAGCCATGTACAACGGCGACCAGGCCCGCAAGAGAGTGCTGATCGAGCACGGCTTCCGGTTGCCCAGTGCTGCTGATAATCGACCGTTAAAGGCCGAGGAATTTTGGGATAAAGTCAATCAGTGCATCTTTGTATCAGCGACGCCCGGGGACTGGGAAATCGGTCTTTCTGAAGGACACGTTGTCGATCAGATTATTCGCCCAACAGGCGTACTTGATCCTGAAATCATGGTGCGACCTTCCGAAGGTCAAGTAGATGATTTGCTAGGTGAGGTTCGTATGCGAGCAGAAAAAGATGAGCGAACTCTGGTAACTACCTTGACCAAACGCATGGCCGAAGATCTTACCGACTACTTTAACGAGCACGGGGTTCGAGTTCGCTACCTTCACTCAGAAGTGCATTCAATTGAGCGAATCGAGATTATTCAAGACTTGCGCAACGGTGTATTTGACGTGCTCATAGGCGTCAATCTATTGAGAGAAGGACTAGACCTACCCGAAGTTTCCCTCGTGGCTATCCTAGATGCGGATAAAGAAGGCTTTTTGCGAGCGCAGCGATCGCTGATTCAAACCATTGGCCGTGCGGCTCGCCATATAGAAGGCAAGGCGATTCTCTACGCGGATAATATGACTGAGAGTATGGAGCAGGCAATTGGTGAAACTGAGCGCCGACGGGCCATTCAGGCTGAATACAACGAGAAAAACGGAATTACGCCGACCGCGTTGATTCGTCGTCAGTCCAACTCTATTCTCTCTTTCTTGGATGTTTCGCGTCGTCTTAATGCTGAAGAATTAGAACAAGCTGTTAGTCATAGCGATGAGCTAGCGTTAGAAGATATTCCGGCGCTGATCGGTCAGTTAGAGACAAAGATGAAACAGGCAGCGAAGGAATTGAAATTTGAAGAGGCTAGTGAGTTTCGAGATCGGATTAAACATTTGCGCGATCGCCTGCTGGGGAAACACAAATCGCCTTCTAGGCTAGACAAACAAGAAGTCAGTTAG
- a CDS encoding chemotaxis protein CheB, translated as MTVSSSDFFIVGIGTSAGGIQALEEFFSNLSDHPNAAFVVIQHLSPDFRSMMSEILQRKTAMQVRQVVEEMPVEAGMVYVMPPGKNMLLQDRQFVLVDRAEHLNYPINLFFESMAQNFAERAIGVVLTGGGSDGSDGLQQISRAGGVVLAQTPESAQFSSMPINAIATGIIDKILSPQELARAVYNIVRFTYDQNQGEKAEAAFVSPDALQEIISILADQADIDFSDYKTNTLRRRTHHRCALNHCRNITEYISILSESAEERQLLRQSLLIGATRFFRDGAPWVRLRNQILPDLIEKQEAGGQLRIWVSACSTGEEAYSMAMTVADALETANKELTVKIFATDIDSKSLSFAAKGVYPASIANEITADRLEDYFDKVGDMYRVKRFLREMLIIAPHDLTKNAGFSKMHLVSCRNVLIYMNSRLQQQVVRLLHFTLAPEGILFLGGSETLGEYAEDFEVVHAESRLYRKRENGRRLLPNAYVQPTATASRSRRQIKDDSQRDKQIVETAFKHALGDRKVTCLAVNHNNQLLQIFHNSAQLLELAIGEVRMDVTEMVPKALRLPLETALHRAKREKESVTYTGIPLPKNDTVHHIDLKVGFEPENGRDNNLLVVMLEIVSATLAVDSSPCEISADAAEQISALEYELRQTKENLQVTIEELETINEEQQATNEELLASNEELQSTNEEMQSVNEELYTVNAEYQRKINELVQLNEDIDNLLRSTNVGVVFLDRNLYIRKFTPAAAAVVNLQAGDVDRPIANFTNRLVETSLDALAREVIAHESLIEKEVCNADTKESLLLRAYPYIKADGELDGVTLTFLEVTELKRVQAKLEESNAVLETVYATSPVGFALHDENLRFVRLNQMLAEIDQLSIEEHIGRTMAEILPSEIGEQAMALHRQVLETGNPVLDYEFEGALPTEPDAYRHWLASYFPVDLKNGRRWVAAVVNEITAIKKVQTELQDSRNFAQRLSESNPGIIYIYDIPSMSATYLNSSVSKILGYTPREVRDMGDHIIQRLVHPKDFSKVIQYYQRFIHNHTDVLETELQIKHKNGSWRWIALRSVAFDVDSAGRVQQVLGLATDITGRKTTERRLTKQKQTLENAIAAAQAADSANQAKSEFLANMSHEIRTPMNLILGTSQLLERTGLNERQQNLLEVLQRNGQTLLTLINDVLDLSKLEAQELHIDCKPFDLGTLLKTTFANFAPSAEEKGLSITLEVDSTLPTLVIGDSFRLQQILHNLLGNAVKFTAKGSIQLRSQRIQRAKNKVTVRFSVTDTGVGIHPDAQENLFEPFIQADNSSTRQYGGTGLGLTICRRIVELMRGEIGVESQPNQGSTFWFVVPLEKAGDSEDVLEAQALQPPAEDAIDSSQARILVAEDNIDNRDLLVMLLEDIGYDNVVTVENGQEALNKINAELFDLILMDCQMPIVDGYEATRKLRKQNSRNSSIPVIAITANAMKGDRDKCLAAGMSDYITKPFASDDLERKLVKWAQPDSP; from the coding sequence ATGACAGTCTCATCCTCAGATTTCTTTATCGTTGGGATTGGTACCTCAGCCGGAGGTATCCAGGCGCTAGAAGAGTTCTTCTCAAACCTTTCTGATCATCCGAATGCGGCGTTTGTAGTTATTCAACATCTTTCGCCAGATTTTCGTAGCATGATGAGTGAAATTCTGCAGCGCAAGACAGCGATGCAGGTGCGTCAGGTGGTCGAAGAGATGCCTGTAGAGGCTGGCATGGTGTACGTGATGCCGCCTGGGAAGAACATGCTATTGCAAGATCGGCAGTTTGTCTTAGTTGATCGCGCTGAGCATCTGAACTATCCGATCAACCTCTTTTTTGAATCGATGGCTCAAAACTTCGCTGAGCGAGCCATTGGAGTGGTGCTAACAGGCGGTGGCAGTGATGGGTCAGATGGGTTGCAGCAGATCAGTAGAGCGGGGGGTGTTGTTTTAGCTCAAACACCAGAGTCGGCCCAGTTTAGCAGTATGCCTATTAATGCGATCGCCACAGGCATCATCGACAAAATCCTCTCTCCCCAAGAACTTGCTAGAGCTGTCTACAATATTGTTCGCTTCACCTATGACCAAAATCAAGGGGAGAAAGCCGAAGCAGCCTTTGTTAGCCCCGATGCACTTCAAGAAATAATTAGCATCCTAGCAGATCAAGCCGACATTGACTTTTCTGACTATAAGACAAATACCCTTCGAAGACGAACACATCATCGCTGTGCGCTCAATCACTGCCGGAATATCACTGAGTACATTAGCATTCTTTCTGAGTCAGCAGAAGAGCGGCAGCTGCTACGACAAAGCTTGTTGATCGGTGCTACTCGCTTTTTTAGGGACGGTGCGCCTTGGGTACGCTTAAGAAATCAAATACTGCCCGACCTCATAGAAAAACAGGAAGCAGGCGGCCAGCTTCGGATCTGGGTAAGCGCTTGCTCTACGGGAGAAGAAGCTTACAGCATGGCGATGACAGTCGCGGATGCGTTGGAGACAGCGAATAAAGAGCTAACAGTTAAGATCTTTGCGACAGATATTGATTCTAAGTCACTCTCTTTCGCGGCAAAAGGCGTTTATCCAGCCAGCATCGCCAACGAAATCACGGCAGATCGCTTAGAGGACTACTTCGATAAAGTCGGAGATATGTACAGGGTTAAGCGGTTCTTGAGAGAGATGCTGATTATCGCGCCGCACGATTTGACTAAAAATGCGGGATTCTCAAAGATGCATCTAGTTAGCTGCCGCAATGTGCTGATCTACATGAATTCTCGCCTTCAGCAGCAGGTAGTGAGACTGTTGCACTTTACACTTGCACCAGAAGGCATTCTATTTCTTGGTGGATCTGAAACGCTAGGTGAATACGCTGAAGATTTTGAGGTAGTCCATGCTGAAAGTAGGCTGTATCGTAAAAGAGAGAACGGGCGAAGGCTACTACCCAACGCCTATGTGCAGCCTACTGCCACAGCGTCTCGATCGCGAAGACAGATCAAAGACGACAGTCAAAGAGATAAACAAATTGTTGAAACTGCGTTTAAGCATGCGCTGGGTGATCGCAAAGTTACTTGCCTAGCCGTCAACCACAATAATCAGCTGCTGCAAATTTTCCACAATTCGGCGCAGCTTCTAGAGCTTGCTATTGGGGAGGTACGGATGGATGTTACTGAGATGGTGCCAAAAGCGCTACGCTTACCCCTAGAAACCGCCCTGCATCGAGCTAAACGTGAGAAAGAATCGGTGACCTATACAGGCATCCCGCTGCCTAAAAACGATACCGTTCACCATATAGATTTAAAGGTAGGCTTTGAGCCAGAAAACGGGCGAGACAACAATCTTTTAGTGGTTATGCTAGAGATTGTTAGTGCTACGCTTGCTGTTGATTCGAGTCCTTGTGAAATCTCGGCGGATGCGGCAGAACAAATCAGTGCTCTAGAATACGAACTTAGACAAACCAAAGAGAACTTACAGGTTACGATCGAAGAATTAGAAACCATCAACGAAGAACAACAGGCTACGAATGAAGAGCTGTTGGCCTCGAACGAAGAACTACAAAGTACCAATGAGGAGATGCAGTCCGTCAATGAGGAGCTATACACTGTTAACGCTGAGTATCAAAGAAAGATAAATGAATTAGTGCAGCTCAACGAAGATATTGACAATCTGTTACGCAGTACAAATGTCGGCGTAGTCTTCTTAGACCGCAATTTGTATATTAGAAAATTTACGCCTGCTGCTGCGGCTGTGGTAAACCTGCAGGCGGGTGATGTCGATCGACCCATTGCTAACTTCACTAATCGCTTAGTGGAAACGAGTCTAGACGCTTTGGCCCGAGAGGTCATTGCTCATGAATCTTTGATAGAGAAAGAGGTCTGCAACGCCGATACCAAAGAATCCCTGTTGCTAAGAGCCTATCCGTATATCAAAGCGGATGGTGAACTAGACGGTGTGACCTTGACATTCTTAGAAGTCACTGAACTAAAGCGGGTGCAGGCAAAACTAGAAGAAAGTAACGCCGTATTAGAAACTGTCTATGCTACGAGTCCAGTAGGATTTGCGCTGCACGATGAGAATCTGCGCTTTGTTAGGCTAAATCAAATGCTAGCAGAGATCGATCAGCTATCGATCGAAGAGCATATTGGTAGGACAATGGCTGAAATCCTGCCGTCTGAAATCGGAGAGCAAGCAATGGCTCTACATCGACAGGTATTAGAAACAGGAAACCCTGTTCTAGATTACGAATTTGAAGGGGCGCTGCCAACCGAACCGGATGCGTATCGCCACTGGCTAGCGAGCTACTTTCCCGTAGATCTAAAGAATGGTCGCCGCTGGGTAGCTGCCGTGGTCAATGAAATCACAGCGATCAAGAAGGTACAAACAGAACTGCAAGATAGCCGTAACTTTGCTCAGAGACTGTCTGAGTCTAATCCTGGCATCATTTACATATACGATATTCCCTCTATGTCAGCGACGTATCTAAACTCCTCGGTGAGTAAGATCTTGGGCTATACCCCAAGAGAAGTTCGTGATATGGGTGATCACATCATCCAAAGACTTGTTCATCCCAAGGATTTCTCTAAAGTCATTCAGTACTATCAGCGATTTATCCATAATCATACAGACGTCTTAGAGACCGAACTCCAGATCAAACACAAAAATGGAAGCTGGAGATGGATAGCGCTTCGCAGCGTGGCTTTTGATGTCGATAGCGCAGGAAGAGTCCAGCAAGTATTAGGCCTTGCAACAGATATTACCGGGAGGAAAACAACCGAAAGGCGGCTGACAAAACAGAAACAAACCTTGGAAAATGCGATCGCGGCGGCCCAGGCTGCTGATTCTGCCAACCAAGCCAAATCGGAATTTCTTGCGAATATGAGTCACGAAATTCGCACCCCAATGAACTTAATACTAGGAACTAGCCAGTTACTAGAGCGCACAGGATTAAACGAAAGGCAGCAAAATCTATTAGAAGTCCTCCAGCGCAATGGACAAACCCTGCTGACTTTAATTAATGACGTGCTAGATCTTTCTAAGTTAGAGGCTCAAGAACTCCACATTGACTGCAAGCCTTTTGATCTTGGGACCCTACTTAAAACGACTTTCGCTAACTTTGCACCTAGCGCAGAGGAGAAAGGACTATCGATAACATTAGAGGTAGATAGCACTTTACCAACCCTTGTTATCGGCGATAGCTTTCGACTACAACAAATATTGCATAATCTACTAGGAAACGCAGTCAAGTTTACAGCAAAAGGAAGTATACAGCTGCGATCGCAACGCATTCAGAGAGCTAAGAACAAAGTAACCGTCCGCTTTAGCGTTACGGATACAGGTGTAGGAATTCACCCAGATGCACAAGAAAATCTGTTTGAGCCTTTCATTCAAGCAGACAATTCGAGCACTCGCCAATATGGCGGCACTGGACTAGGCTTAACCATCTGTCGTCGCATCGTCGAACTCATGCGAGGCGAGATCGGCGTCGAAAGTCAACCTAACCAAGGGAGCACCTTTTGGTTTGTAGTACCGTTAGAGAAAGCGGGAGACAGTGAAGACGTTTTAGAAGCACAAGCCCTTCAACCGCCGGCAGAGGATGCTATCGACAGTAGTCAGGCTCGCATCTTGGTGGCTGAAGACAATATCGACAACCGAGATTTGCTAGTGATGCTGCTAGAAGATATAGGCTACGACAATGTGGTGACCGTAGAAAATGGGCAAGAAGCGCTGAATAAAATCAACGCCGAATTATTCGATCTAATTTTGATGGACTGTCAGATGCCAATAGTCGATGGATATGAAGCGACTAGAAAACTAAGAAAGCAAAACTCTCGCAATAGTAGTATTCCAGTCATTGCAATCACTGCGAATGCCATGAAAGGCGATCGCGACAAATGCCTAGCTGCAGGAATGAGTGATTACATCACTAAGCCCTTTGCCAGTGACGATCTAGAACGTAAGTTAGTGAAATGGGCTCAGCCAGATAGCCCTTGA
- a CDS encoding FAD-binding domain-containing protein produces the protein MSAVQVVWFKKDFRLFDHRCLTFAAQKGPVLPLYVVEPDYWALEDTSYRQYLFLKGCVEETIEALEELGGSMAIASGDVVEVLSRLQKTYGNIELWAHQETGNNWTFQRDKAVRKWCQQAGVAFHEPLQFGVWRGSKINRDHWAKQWDSLMAEPIASLPESISFVAHSEDRTMPSPEVLGLKHDGITALQPPGRNAALQVLSSFLYERGERYRTDMSSPVTGESGCSRLSPYLAYGAISMRETYQATQKRIAEVAAMPKAERGTWAGSLSSFVGRLHWHCHFTQKLELEPELEWLPMARAYTGIRDDGDHAIKLRAFAEGQTGYPFVDACMRYLRATGWINFRMRAMLMSFASYDLWLPWQKSGDVLARLFTDYEPGIHWPQSQMQSGVTGINAIRIYSPIKQGLDQDIEGTFTRQWVPELAALPDEILQTPWLLEGELSYPPPIVEHKEAAALAKSRLWAIKKTPEAKKEAEQVYEKHGSRKKPRRRTSSRKASATSAQRTKAKRTSKGKASAQKTTEKLPTKAAQEAAHVS, from the coding sequence ATGAGCGCTGTACAAGTTGTGTGGTTCAAAAAAGACTTTCGACTCTTCGATCATCGCTGCTTGACGTTCGCTGCGCAAAAGGGACCGGTTCTACCGCTTTATGTTGTCGAGCCAGACTACTGGGCACTAGAAGATACGAGCTATCGGCAGTATTTGTTCCTCAAGGGCTGTGTAGAAGAAACGATTGAGGCATTAGAAGAGCTGGGTGGGTCGATGGCGATCGCCTCTGGTGATGTAGTAGAGGTGCTCAGTCGACTCCAGAAAACATACGGCAATATCGAGCTTTGGGCACATCAGGAAACAGGCAACAACTGGACGTTTCAACGGGATAAAGCGGTTAGAAAGTGGTGCCAGCAAGCAGGGGTAGCCTTCCATGAGCCGCTTCAGTTTGGCGTATGGCGAGGCTCCAAAATAAACCGCGATCACTGGGCTAAGCAGTGGGATTCGCTGATGGCAGAACCCATCGCATCACTGCCAGAAAGCATCTCTTTTGTAGCGCATTCTGAAGATAGAACGATGCCATCGCCCGAAGTACTAGGGCTGAAGCACGATGGCATCACCGCACTGCAGCCACCCGGTAGAAACGCAGCGCTTCAGGTTCTAAGCAGTTTTTTGTACGAACGCGGCGAGAGATATCGTACAGATATGTCTTCGCCTGTGACTGGTGAAAGTGGCTGCTCTAGGCTTTCTCCATACCTGGCCTACGGTGCGATCTCCATGCGCGAAACCTATCAAGCCACTCAAAAAAGAATTGCCGAAGTCGCTGCTATGCCCAAAGCAGAAAGGGGGACCTGGGCCGGATCGCTCTCTTCTTTTGTGGGCCGTCTGCACTGGCACTGTCATTTCACTCAAAAGCTAGAGCTAGAGCCTGAACTTGAGTGGCTACCCATGGCAAGAGCCTATACAGGCATCCGAGACGACGGCGACCATGCAATTAAGCTACGAGCGTTTGCAGAAGGTCAAACTGGCTACCCCTTTGTTGATGCCTGTATGCGTTACCTGCGCGCGACCGGTTGGATTAACTTCCGGATGCGAGCGATGCTGATGAGCTTTGCTAGCTACGACCTATGGCTGCCCTGGCAAAAGAGTGGCGATGTTCTAGCCAGGCTTTTCACCGATTATGAGCCTGGCATCCACTGGCCTCAATCTCAGATGCAATCAGGCGTCACAGGTATCAACGCTATCCGGATCTATTCACCTATCAAACAAGGGCTAGACCAAGATATAGAAGGGACGTTTACCCGCCAGTGGGTTCCAGAACTCGCCGCACTACCTGACGAAATACTACAGACACCTTGGCTCTTAGAAGGAGAACTCTCGTATCCGCCGCCCATTGTGGAACATAAAGAGGCTGCAGCCTTAGCAAAGTCTAGGCTCTGGGCAATCAAGAAAACACCTGAAGCAAAGAAAGAAGCTGAGCAAGTATACGAAAAGCACGGATCTAGAAAGAAACCTCGTCGCAGAACTTCTTCAAGAAAGGCTTCGGCTACTTCCGCTCAGCGCACAAAAGCTAAGCGTACTTCAAAAGGCAAGGCAAGCGCACAAAAAACGACTGAAAAACTCCCTACAAAAGCTGCTCAGGAGGCTGCTCATGTCAGTTGA